In a single window of the Acyrthosiphon pisum isolate AL4f chromosome X, pea_aphid_22Mar2018_4r6ur, whole genome shotgun sequence genome:
- the LOC100574608 gene encoding uncharacterized protein LOC100574608 has product MVRVYQKEVGNRPYANRRDEVVEEALQKVADGELSILRASKMYNIPYGTLHNRFNGKHGKKPGGQTIFSDEDEKNMIAAVSKCGDWGFPLTLMDLRLIAKTSLDKRGIIVQKFKDNLPGDDWARSLLKRHNTLTQRITTNISRCRAEVSPATINSYFDNLSSVLKDIPADNIFNQIVMMIHQMQLYHI; this is encoded by the exons A tggtTCGTGTGTACCAAAAAGAAGTGGGCAATCGCCCATATGCTAATAGAAGAGATGAAGTTGTGGAAGAAGCTCTTCAAAAAGTTGCTGATGGGGAACTTTCAATTTTAAGAGcgagtaaaatgtataacattccTTATGGCACATTACACAATCGTTTTAATGGAAAACATGGCAAAAAACCTGGAGGACAGACAATATTTAGTGATGaggatgaaaaaaatatgatagcTGCTGTATCAAAATGTGGTGATTGGGGATTCCCTTTAACTTTAATGGATTTGAG ATTAATCGCAAAAACATCACTAGACAAAAGAGGAATAATAGTTCAAAAGTTTAAGGATAACCTTCCAGGTGATGATTGGGCAAGGAGTTTGTTAAAAAGACACAATACACTGACTCAAAGAATCACTACAAACATTTCTCGATGTCGCGCCGAAGTCTCCCCTGctacaataaattcatattttgataatttgtcTTCAGTATTAAAAGATATACCtgctgataatattttcaatcagaTAGTGATGATGATTCACCAAATGCAATTATACCATATTTAG